One Halobacterium sp. DL1 DNA window includes the following coding sequences:
- a CDS encoding aminopeptidase — protein MDERVRRHAEILAEFSAEVEQGDMVQIHAPKEAEDLVVALYEQLGEVGARPTTHWRLGPAARAYSMAMDAEDYVTKEHALAEMEETDVVFLVTGGGNPYETTDVPPSKSQAAGRASKPVLEERLDKRWVITTHPTAAAAQEAEMSTAAYEEFVWEAVNKDWEAQREHQAQMVEILDGADEVRIVSGEETDVTMSVAGMRGANDFGRHNMPAGEAFTSPVPDSVEGTVRFDKPLLRQGNEIVDAYLEFEGGEVVDFEAAKNEEVLEGILDTDAGARRLGELGIGMNRSIDRFTYNVLFDEKMGDTVHLAVGAAIEECVPEGMEFNDSAQHVDMIVDMSEDSFIEVDGEIVQRNGTFRFEDGFEE, from the coding sequence ATGGACGAGAGAGTCCGACGACACGCGGAGATACTGGCCGAGTTCTCGGCCGAGGTCGAGCAGGGCGACATGGTGCAGATTCACGCCCCAAAGGAGGCCGAGGACCTCGTCGTCGCGCTGTACGAGCAGCTGGGCGAGGTGGGCGCGCGCCCGACGACACACTGGCGGCTGGGTCCCGCGGCGCGGGCGTACAGCATGGCGATGGACGCCGAGGACTACGTGACCAAGGAGCACGCGCTCGCCGAGATGGAGGAGACGGACGTGGTGTTCCTCGTCACCGGCGGCGGGAACCCGTACGAGACCACCGACGTGCCGCCGTCGAAGAGCCAGGCGGCCGGCCGGGCGAGCAAGCCCGTCCTGGAGGAGCGCCTCGACAAGCGCTGGGTCATCACGACCCACCCGACGGCCGCGGCTGCACAGGAGGCCGAGATGAGCACCGCCGCGTACGAGGAGTTCGTCTGGGAGGCGGTGAACAAGGACTGGGAGGCCCAGCGCGAGCACCAGGCACAGATGGTCGAGATACTCGACGGCGCCGACGAGGTCCGCATCGTCTCGGGCGAGGAGACGGACGTCACGATGAGCGTCGCGGGGATGCGGGGGGCCAACGACTTCGGGAGACACAACATGCCCGCCGGCGAGGCGTTCACGAGCCCGGTGCCCGACAGCGTCGAGGGAACCGTGCGATTCGACAAGCCGCTGCTGCGCCAGGGCAACGAGATAGTAGACGCTTACCTGGAGTTCGAGGGCGGCGAGGTCGTCGACTTCGAGGCTGCGAAGAACGAGGAGGTCCTGGAGGGCATCCTCGACACGGACGCGGGGGCGAGGCGCCTCGGCGAACTCGGCATCGGGATGAACCGGAGCATCGACCGATTCACGTACAACGTGCTGTTCGACGAGAAGATGGGCGACACCGTCCACCTCGCAGTAGGTGCGGCCATCGAGGAGTGCGTCCCGGAGGGGATGGAGTTCAACGACTCCGCCCAGCACGTCGACATGATCGTGGACATGAGCGAGGACTCCTTCATCGAGGTGGACGGGGAAATTGTCCAGCGCAACGGCACGTTCCGATTCGAGGACGGGTTCGAGGAGTAG
- a CDS encoding Lpl: MTLADREWRLIRAEARDGPMQMALEEIAAETAASGGPRTVRAYQWSPSTLSMGYRQEAESVDWAFCEHEGIDVTRRQTGGGGIYHDEFGDISYSIVAPADELPGDLMDCYEVLCEPILDAFHEMGVDAQFVPEEHPALHEPACYLRALHPAHDMVASGRKIAGNAQYRTRDAVIQHGSLSYALAPERHLGVFAAPGVDEAAFRERVTSIHEESGIDREAAVAAVEDALASWCDATEGEWTDGELEAARELAEEKYATDEWTRERVS; encoded by the coding sequence ATGACTCTGGCCGACCGGGAGTGGCGGCTGATTCGGGCGGAGGCCCGCGACGGGCCGATGCAGATGGCACTCGAGGAGATCGCCGCCGAGACGGCGGCCAGCGGCGGGCCGCGGACGGTCCGTGCCTACCAGTGGTCGCCATCGACGCTGTCGATGGGCTACCGCCAGGAAGCGGAGTCGGTGGACTGGGCGTTCTGCGAGCACGAGGGAATCGATGTCACCCGCCGACAGACCGGGGGCGGCGGCATCTACCACGACGAGTTCGGCGACATCTCCTACAGCATCGTCGCACCCGCCGACGAGTTGCCCGGCGACCTGATGGACTGCTACGAGGTGCTCTGTGAGCCGATCCTCGACGCGTTCCACGAGATGGGCGTCGACGCACAGTTCGTCCCCGAGGAGCATCCCGCGCTCCACGAACCCGCCTGCTACTTGCGCGCGCTCCACCCGGCACACGACATGGTCGCCAGCGGGCGGAAGATAGCCGGGAACGCCCAGTACCGCACCCGCGACGCGGTCATCCAGCACGGCTCGCTGTCGTACGCGCTGGCGCCGGAGCGACACCTCGGCGTCTTCGCGGCGCCGGGGGTCGACGAGGCGGCGTTCCGGGAGCGCGTGACGAGCATCCACGAGGAATCCGGCATCGACCGCGAGGCAGCAGTAGCGGCCGTCGAGGACGCGCTGGCGTCGTGGTGCGACGCCACCGAGGGGGAGTGGACGGACGGGGAACTCGAGGCGGCCCGCGAACTGGCCGAGGAGAAGTACGCGACCGACGAGTGGACCCGCGAGCGGGTCAGCTGA
- a CDS encoding aminopeptidase, protein MEILDDADEVRIVSGEETDVTMSVAGNPTKNDDARNNLTGGEVFTAPVPDSVEGEVLFDKPVMGMGREIQGAYLEFEGGEVVHHDADQNADVLASIVGTDEGSKRVGELGIGMNRDIDRFTYNMLFDEKMGDTIHLAIGRAYRDTVGEGNEQNESAIHKDMIVDMSEDSYIEVDGDVVQRNGTFRFEDGFDAET, encoded by the coding sequence GTGGAGATACTCGACGACGCCGACGAGGTCCGCATCGTCTCGGGCGAAGAGACGGACGTCACGATGAGCGTCGCTGGCAACCCGACGAAGAACGACGACGCCCGCAACAACCTCACCGGCGGCGAGGTGTTCACCGCACCCGTGCCGGACAGCGTCGAGGGCGAGGTGCTGTTCGACAAGCCCGTGATGGGGATGGGCCGCGAGATCCAGGGCGCCTACCTGGAGTTCGAGGGCGGCGAGGTCGTCCACCACGACGCCGACCAGAACGCCGACGTCCTCGCGTCAATCGTGGGGACGGACGAGGGTTCGAAACGCGTCGGCGAACTGGGAATCGGAATGAACCGGGACATCGACCGCTTCACGTACAACATGCTGTTCGACGAGAAGATGGGCGACACCATCCACCTCGCAATCGGCCGCGCGTACCGGGATACTGTCGGTGAGGGCAACGAACAGAACGAGTCCGCAATCCACAAGGACATGATCGTGGACATGAGCGAGGACTCGTACATCGAGGTGGACGGGGACGTGGTCCAGCGCAACGGGACGTTCCGGTTCGAGGACGGCTTCGACGCGGAGACGTAG
- a CDS encoding threonine-phosphate decarboxylase, protein MDPDAVRDAARVPHGGSDDPDVLDFSANVNPRIPDGVCEVYSAALDDAARYPNDAYPDYRAAAAGYVDCDAERVVPTPGGLAGIRLAVETCVEPGDSVLVPYPSFGEYAREVELQGADPVFVPHDELLDADPAGHAMAVVCNPNNPTGDASDPDALSEFAARCRGAGTELLADEAFLGFTDHSSVAGTEGVVVARSLTKLFGLPGLRAGFLVATSDRLADLQTARRAWNLGTPAAAVGAHSMVDDEFVERTRERVASERARMRTELDDRFDVHESDAPFLLLDVGDRDVATLVDATRERGVTIRDATTFRGLDSHVRVAVRTPAENDRLLAVLADV, encoded by the coding sequence ATGGACCCTGACGCCGTCCGCGACGCCGCCCGCGTGCCCCACGGCGGCAGCGACGACCCTGACGTCCTGGACTTCAGCGCGAACGTCAACCCACGGATTCCCGACGGCGTGTGCGAAGTGTACAGCGCGGCGCTCGACGACGCGGCGCGCTACCCGAACGACGCGTATCCGGACTACCGGGCGGCCGCCGCGGGGTACGTGGACTGCGATGCCGAGCGGGTCGTTCCGACGCCGGGCGGCCTCGCGGGTATCCGCCTCGCCGTCGAGACGTGCGTCGAACCCGGCGACAGCGTCCTCGTCCCCTACCCGAGTTTCGGCGAGTACGCACGCGAAGTCGAACTCCAGGGCGCCGACCCGGTGTTCGTCCCCCACGACGAACTGCTCGACGCCGACCCCGCGGGCCACGCGATGGCCGTCGTCTGCAATCCGAACAATCCGACCGGCGACGCCTCCGACCCAGACGCCCTCAGTGAGTTCGCCGCGCGCTGTCGGGGCGCCGGCACGGAACTGCTCGCAGACGAGGCGTTCCTCGGGTTCACCGACCACTCCTCGGTCGCGGGCACGGAAGGCGTCGTCGTCGCGCGCTCGCTGACCAAACTGTTCGGCCTCCCCGGCCTCCGCGCGGGGTTTCTGGTGGCGACTAGCGACCGACTTGCGGACCTCCAGACCGCACGCCGGGCGTGGAACCTCGGTACGCCCGCCGCCGCCGTCGGCGCGCACTCGATGGTCGACGACGAGTTCGTCGAACGGACTCGTGAGCGCGTCGCCAGCGAACGAGCGCGGATGCGCACGGAACTCGACGATCGCTTCGACGTCCACGAATCCGACGCGCCGTTCCTGCTGCTCGACGTCGGCGACCGGGACGTGGCTACACTCGTCGACGCGACGCGCGAGCGAGGGGTCACCATCCGGGACGCGACGACGTTCCGCGGCCTCGACTCGCACGTCCGGGTCGCAGTCAGAACGCCCGCCGAAAACGACCGACTACTGGCGGTGCTCGCGGATGTTTGA
- a CDS encoding S-adenosylmethionine-dependent methyltransferase, with translation MRRFSADYLEESRRGMWSERDALDALALPSRERVLDVGCGTGELAAVFAEESDAEVLALDADKTLLSHVDADGRLLGDATQLPLCEDSCDLVACQALLINLPDPIAAVREFARVSSDLVAAVEPDNAAVTVDSTVAAESALTRRAREAYAAGVPTDVSLGADAADVFERAGLEDVTTTRYDHVRAVEPPYDEDDLEAAARKATGERLAEQRPTLAAGGMDDDAYDDLRAEWREMGRAVVEQMRENAYERAERVPFFVTVGRVP, from the coding sequence GTGCGCCGCTTCAGCGCCGACTACCTCGAGGAGAGCCGCCGGGGGATGTGGAGCGAGCGCGACGCCCTCGACGCCCTCGCACTCCCCTCCCGCGAGCGCGTCCTCGACGTCGGCTGTGGCACCGGCGAACTCGCGGCCGTCTTCGCCGAGGAGTCCGACGCGGAGGTGCTCGCGCTCGACGCGGACAAGACCCTCCTCTCGCACGTCGACGCCGACGGTCGACTGCTGGGTGACGCCACGCAGCTCCCCCTCTGCGAGGACAGCTGCGACCTGGTCGCCTGCCAGGCGCTGCTCATCAACCTCCCCGACCCCATCGCCGCCGTCCGGGAGTTCGCGCGGGTCTCCTCGGACCTCGTCGCCGCCGTCGAACCCGACAACGCCGCGGTCACCGTCGACTCGACGGTCGCCGCGGAGTCGGCGCTGACCCGGCGCGCCAGAGAGGCCTACGCCGCGGGCGTCCCCACGGACGTGAGCCTCGGCGCCGACGCCGCCGACGTCTTCGAGCGCGCCGGACTCGAGGACGTGACGACGACGCGGTACGACCACGTTCGCGCCGTCGAACCGCCGTACGACGAGGACGACCTGGAGGCGGCGGCGCGGAAGGCCACGGGCGAGCGACTCGCCGAACAGCGGCCGACGCTCGCGGCTGGCGGCATGGACGACGACGCGTACGACGACCTGCGCGCCGAGTGGCGGGAGATGGGGCGCGCGGTCGTCGAACAGATGCGCGAGAACGCCTACGAGCGGGCCGAACGCGTCCCCTTCTTCGTGACGGTGGGTCGCGTTCCCTGA
- a CDS encoding endonuclease IV, producing the protein MRVGAHVSIAGGVDNAVDNQLDVGGNCGQIFTHSPQVWQDPNLGDEEAEAFRSGTAANFDGPWVIHSSYLVNLCTPKADLREKSVDSMQKEVDAAAELDIDYVNVHLGAHTGAGVGQGLDNAVSALDELDVPDGVTVLVESDAGSGTKLGGDFEHLAYVLEESAQDLEICLDTAHAFAAGYDLSTPEGVEETFAELDETVGVENLACVHLNDSKHDCGTNKDEHAHIGEGLIGEDGMTAFVNHDVVVDNDVPLVLETPNEEGKGFAWNIDRVREIRESSLAET; encoded by the coding sequence ATGCGAGTAGGTGCACACGTCTCTATCGCGGGCGGCGTCGACAACGCCGTCGACAACCAGCTAGACGTCGGCGGGAACTGTGGTCAGATCTTCACGCACTCCCCGCAGGTGTGGCAGGACCCGAACCTCGGCGACGAGGAGGCCGAGGCGTTCCGGTCGGGCACTGCGGCGAACTTCGACGGCCCGTGGGTCATCCACTCCTCGTACCTCGTGAACCTCTGTACACCCAAAGCGGACCTGCGCGAGAAGTCCGTCGACAGCATGCAGAAGGAGGTCGACGCGGCCGCGGAACTCGACATCGACTACGTGAACGTCCACCTCGGCGCCCACACCGGCGCGGGCGTCGGACAGGGCCTCGACAACGCCGTCAGCGCGCTCGACGAACTCGACGTCCCGGACGGCGTCACCGTGCTCGTCGAGAGCGACGCGGGGTCGGGGACGAAACTCGGCGGCGACTTCGAGCACCTCGCGTACGTCCTCGAGGAGTCCGCCCAGGACCTCGAAATCTGTCTCGACACCGCCCACGCGTTCGCCGCGGGCTACGACCTCTCGACCCCCGAAGGCGTCGAGGAGACGTTCGCGGAACTGGACGAGACGGTCGGCGTCGAGAACCTCGCCTGCGTCCACCTCAACGACTCGAAGCACGACTGTGGCACCAACAAGGACGAACACGCCCACATCGGCGAGGGTCTCATCGGCGAGGACGGTATGACCGCGTTCGTCAACCACGACGTCGTCGTGGACAACGACGTGCCGCTCGTCCTCGAGACGCCGAACGAGGAGGGCAAGGGGTTCGCGTGGAACATCGACCGCGTCCGGGAAATCCGCGAGAGTAGCCTCGCCGAAACCTGA
- a CDS encoding RIO-type serine/threonine protein kinase: protein MVRNVAAEMADLDAEDFHLLSGVEHGMRFSRWVNREKLPEFSRLTAEEVDYRLDRMLDLEFLERKTIQYEGVQLTFAGYDALALHTFAERETVDGFGAPLGVGKESDVYEVQSYRPMALKFHREGYTQFREVHRGRDYTSDKEHTSWQYTARKAAEREYDALETLYPDVNVPRPVDQNRHAIVMEKMTGTELSKAKLEPEQASGVLDLILREVAAAYDAGYVHADVSEYNVFVSEDGIVLFDWPQATPTDHENARELLDRDVANIVGYFQRKYPGDVPEADLTAVADAVAADELRSIEDY, encoded by the coding sequence ATGGTTCGGAACGTCGCCGCCGAGATGGCGGACCTCGACGCCGAGGACTTCCACCTGCTCTCGGGCGTCGAACACGGGATGCGGTTCTCGCGGTGGGTGAACCGGGAGAAACTCCCGGAGTTCTCCCGCCTCACGGCCGAGGAGGTCGACTACCGCCTCGACCGGATGCTCGACCTGGAGTTCCTCGAGCGGAAGACCATCCAGTACGAGGGCGTCCAGTTGACGTTCGCGGGCTACGACGCGCTCGCGTTGCACACGTTCGCCGAGCGGGAGACCGTCGACGGGTTCGGCGCGCCCCTCGGCGTCGGCAAGGAGAGCGACGTCTACGAGGTGCAGTCCTACCGCCCGATGGCGCTGAAGTTCCACCGCGAGGGGTACACACAGTTCCGGGAGGTCCACCGCGGCCGCGACTACACCAGCGACAAGGAGCACACGTCCTGGCAGTACACCGCCCGGAAGGCCGCCGAACGGGAGTACGACGCCCTGGAGACCCTCTACCCGGACGTGAACGTCCCGCGCCCGGTCGACCAGAACCGCCACGCCATCGTGATGGAGAAGATGACCGGGACGGAGCTGTCGAAGGCGAAACTCGAGCCTGAGCAGGCCAGCGGCGTCCTCGACCTCATCCTTCGGGAGGTAGCGGCCGCCTACGACGCGGGCTACGTGCACGCGGACGTCAGTGAGTACAACGTGTTCGTGAGCGAGGACGGTATCGTCCTCTTCGACTGGCCGCAGGCGACGCCAACCGACCACGAGAACGCCCGCGAACTGCTCGACCGCGACGTGGCGAACATCGTCGGCTACTTCCAGCGGAAGTATCCCGGCGACGTGCCCGAGGCGGACCTGACGGCCGTCGCGGACGCAGTGGCTGCCGACGAGCTCCGTTCTATCGAAGATTACTGA
- a CDS encoding peroxiredoxin codes for MSDDEALAVGERVPPVEAPLVHAEGDAEPTSLSDLYEDRPLLVVFYTNDFSPDCVNEWCSFRDYGWFASSDGLRVVGASKSKVSTHRRFIDYLGLEFPLFSDGDLELSDAFGVTYRAFRVFPRSKRSVFLVDTDGVVQYRWVGDHPLDPTRDQPPLDEIRTAVEELSGDEPESFGFS; via the coding sequence ATGAGCGACGACGAGGCGTTGGCGGTGGGGGAGCGCGTCCCCCCGGTCGAGGCGCCACTGGTACACGCGGAGGGTGACGCCGAACCGACCTCGCTGAGCGACCTCTACGAAGACCGCCCGCTGCTCGTGGTCTTCTACACGAACGACTTCAGCCCGGACTGCGTCAACGAGTGGTGTTCGTTCCGGGACTACGGCTGGTTCGCGTCGAGCGACGGCCTGCGCGTCGTCGGCGCCAGCAAGTCGAAGGTGAGCACGCACCGCCGGTTCATCGACTACCTCGGCCTCGAGTTCCCGCTGTTCTCGGACGGCGACCTCGAACTGTCGGACGCGTTCGGCGTGACCTATCGCGCGTTCCGCGTGTTCCCGCGCTCGAAGCGGTCGGTGTTCCTCGTCGACACCGACGGCGTCGTGCAGTACCGCTGGGTCGGGGACCACCCCCTCGACCCGACCCGGGACCAGCCACCCCTCGACGAGATCCGGACCGCCGTCGAAGAGCTCTCCGGGGACGAACCGGAGTCTTTCGGCTTCAGCTGA
- a CDS encoding GTP:adenosylcobinamide-phosphateguanylyl transferase-like protein: MCGGRGTRLDADVEKPLFAVGGRPMVDRVRDALATSRIETTYAVVSPYAPETRAHVAGDLPLVETPGEGYVADLTSALERVEMPVLTVAADLPLLAGEVVDTVLWSADGSTSVRVPRALKEALGASCDSEEPWVPTGLNVVDEDEDGVYRSYDARLAVNVNRRSDAELAERLLAAGEVSDGP, from the coding sequence ATGTGCGGTGGGCGGGGCACCCGTCTCGACGCCGACGTCGAGAAGCCGCTGTTCGCGGTCGGCGGGCGGCCGATGGTCGACCGGGTGCGCGACGCGCTCGCCACGAGCCGAATCGAGACCACCTACGCCGTCGTCTCCCCGTACGCGCCCGAAACCAGGGCCCACGTCGCTGGCGACTTGCCCCTCGTCGAGACGCCGGGCGAGGGGTACGTCGCGGATCTCACCAGTGCGCTCGAACGCGTCGAGATGCCCGTCCTCACCGTCGCCGCGGACCTCCCGCTGCTGGCGGGCGAGGTGGTGGACACGGTCCTTTGGAGCGCCGACGGGTCGACGAGCGTGCGCGTCCCCCGGGCGCTGAAGGAGGCACTCGGCGCGAGTTGCGACAGCGAGGAGCCGTGGGTACCGACAGGACTGAACGTCGTGGACGAGGACGAGGACGGCGTGTACCGGAGTTACGACGCCCGCCTCGCGGTCAACGTGAACCGCCGCTCGGACGCCGAACTCGCCGAGCGGCTGCTCGCCGCGGGGGAGGTGAGCGATGGACCCTGA
- a CDS encoding adenosylcobinamide amidohydrolase, translating to MFETVVADDVLRLRRSATRWLSTGWDGGFAEADAAYNVTVPEGWHCEDIGTYVAERLAAAGFGDVAGGPVLLTGVGQRHARGARCGPVTAVATAGLSNPASLPLDPAGGELPADPEPGAGTVNVFVGTDRALDDAALANLVSVATEAKTATLLGETGFTGTTTDAVVAACDPSGEPAPFSGSATRVGAAARAAVREAVTASVESRYSDETVADSVADAEYGVRTDVRADVFVPDEP from the coding sequence ATGTTTGAGACTGTCGTCGCGGACGACGTCCTCCGCCTTCGACGGTCGGCGACGCGCTGGCTCTCGACGGGATGGGACGGCGGATTCGCCGAGGCCGACGCCGCGTACAACGTCACCGTCCCGGAGGGCTGGCACTGCGAGGACATCGGCACGTACGTCGCGGAGCGCCTCGCTGCGGCGGGGTTCGGCGATGTGGCCGGCGGTCCAGTGTTGCTGACCGGGGTCGGCCAGCGGCACGCCCGCGGCGCGCGCTGCGGGCCGGTCACGGCCGTCGCGACGGCGGGGCTCTCGAACCCCGCGTCGCTCCCGCTCGACCCCGCGGGCGGCGAGTTACCGGCCGACCCCGAACCCGGGGCAGGCACGGTCAACGTCTTCGTCGGCACGGACCGCGCGCTCGACGACGCGGCGCTCGCGAACCTGGTCTCCGTGGCGACGGAGGCGAAGACGGCGACGTTGCTGGGCGAGACGGGGTTCACGGGCACCACGACGGACGCCGTCGTCGCCGCCTGCGACCCGTCGGGCGAACCGGCACCGTTCTCCGGGAGCGCGACCAGGGTCGGCGCCGCGGCGCGGGCGGCCGTGCGAGAGGCGGTCACCGCGAGCGTCGAGTCGCGTTACAGCGACGAGACCGTAGCCGACTCCGTCGCCGACGCGGAGTACGGCGTGCGGACGGACGTGCGGGCGGACGTTTTTGTCCCCGACGAGCCGTGA